A single window of Achromobacter xylosoxidans DNA harbors:
- a CDS encoding ATP-binding cassette domain-containing protein, with translation MSQKPPVLRLRGVYSERLAPVSLDLAAGECAAITGPSGSGKSLLLRQVADLDPGHGEVELDGAPRSGMRGWQWRRQVTYCQAEAGWWDDRVARHFADRTLATELLQRLGLAPEKMDALVQELSTGERQRAALARALAQAPRALLLDEPTAALDPEATARVEAELRRYLEGGAAILMVTHNPEQARRMGRRGWRMEQGKLEPQWT, from the coding sequence ATGTCACAGAAACCTCCCGTGCTCAGGCTGCGCGGCGTCTACAGCGAACGCCTGGCGCCCGTCAGCCTGGATCTGGCGGCGGGCGAATGCGCCGCCATCACCGGCCCTTCGGGGTCGGGCAAGTCGCTGCTGTTGCGCCAGGTCGCCGATCTCGATCCGGGCCATGGCGAAGTCGAATTGGACGGCGCGCCGCGTTCCGGCATGCGCGGTTGGCAATGGCGCCGCCAGGTGACCTATTGCCAGGCCGAGGCCGGCTGGTGGGACGACCGCGTCGCGCGGCATTTCGCCGACCGGACCCTGGCCACCGAACTGTTGCAGCGCCTGGGCCTGGCGCCGGAAAAAATGGACGCCCTGGTGCAGGAGCTGTCCACCGGCGAACGCCAGCGCGCCGCCCTGGCGCGGGCCTTGGCGCAGGCGCCGCGGGCTTTGCTGCTGGACGAGCCCACGGCGGCGCTGGATCCCGAGGCCACGGCGCGCGTCGAGGCCGAACTGCGCCGCTATCTGGAGGGTGGCGCGGCCATCCTCATGGTCACCCACAATCCCGAGCAGGCGCGCCGCATGGGAAGGCGCGGCTGGCGCATGGAGCAGGGCAAGCTGGAGCCGCAATGGACGTGA